A portion of the Methanocaldococcus sp. genome contains these proteins:
- a CDS encoding MJ0307 family thioredoxin, which produces MSKVKIELFTSPMCPHCPAAKRVVEEVANEMPDVVEVEYINVMENPQKAMEYGIMAVPTIVINGEVEFVGAPTKEALVEAIKKRL; this is translated from the coding sequence ATGTCAAAAGTGAAAATTGAACTCTTTACATCACCTATGTGTCCTCATTGTCCAGCGGCTAAGAGAGTTGTTGAAGAAGTTGCAAATGAAATGCCAGATGTCGTTGAAGTAGAGTATATAAATGTTATGGAAAATCCACAAAAGGCTATGGAATATGGAATAATGGCGGTTCCTACAATTGTAATTAATGGAGAGGTTGAATTTGTGGGGGCTCCAACAAAAGAGGCATTAGTTGAAGCAATTAAGAAAAGATTATAA
- a CDS encoding gamma carbonic anhydrase family protein has translation MISKTAKIAKTAVIVGDVTIGEYSSVWYNAVIRGDLEKIIIGNYSNIQDCCVIHCSKGFPVRIEDYVSIGHGAVVHGCIIEDNVLVGMNATILNGAKIGENCIIGANALVTQNKEIPPNSLVLGVPGRVVRTLTDEEIKSIKENALRYVELSKNLK, from the coding sequence ATGATTTCAAAGACAGCAAAAATAGCAAAAACTGCTGTAATCGTCGGAGATGTAACCATTGGAGAGTATTCCTCAGTTTGGTACAACGCTGTAATTAGAGGAGATTTAGAAAAAATAATAATTGGTAATTATTCCAATATCCAAGATTGTTGTGTAATTCATTGCTCTAAGGGATTTCCAGTAAGAATTGAAGATTATGTTTCAATAGGGCATGGAGCAGTAGTTCATGGTTGTATTATAGAGGATAATGTCTTAGTTGGAATGAATGCTACAATATTAAATGGAGCAAAAATTGGAGAAAATTGTATAATTGGGGCCAATGCATTAGTTACTCAAAATAAGGAGATTCCACCAAACAGTTTAGTTTTAGGAGTTCCTGGTAGAGTGGTTAGAACTTTAACAGATGAAGAAATTAAAAGTATAAAGGAAAATGCTTTAAGGTATGTTGAACTATCTAAAAATCTTAAATAA
- a CDS encoding chloride channel protein, whose product MIMNIVSKKINRLIKMLKWIGIASLIGLVGGVSSIILSLMIEHFPEKNNILLIPIVFFICGLFVDYNIGLKGSGIDRVLRALNNNIPMTWITGLLKVLLAGVAIAVGGSAGKEGPSVQSSASFADELYRLLKLRNRELVIITGIAGGLSGAFAAPLGPAILACEIIEHENFSYVNILPPIIASVVGYIIYYFTTGKRHLFNLYFTYTLHPLDFIWFIIGAFFCSFVAYIYIKTYRKISSTFDKIKLPYCIKTLIGGILVAIIGYYTPEVFGLGLELIKNLFFIKFSLILLILILIGKIFATSFTVGSGVPGGLMIPSMCIGALSGAIFSSIIGANPAPYIVLGIATSLSASTNAPLGGAVLCTEIFGFDFAVPSSIGAVIGYQTTRFDTIFKYIRF is encoded by the coding sequence ATGATTATGAATATTGTTAGTAAAAAAATAAATAGATTAATAAAAATGTTAAAATGGATAGGTATTGCTTCATTAATAGGGTTAGTGGGAGGAGTGAGTTCTATTATTTTATCACTAATGATAGAACACTTTCCAGAAAAAAATAACATTCTATTAATTCCAATAGTATTTTTTATCTGTGGTTTATTTGTAGATTATAATATTGGATTAAAAGGTTCTGGGATTGATAGAGTTTTAAGAGCGTTAAATAACAATATACCAATGACATGGATTACTGGACTTTTAAAAGTTTTATTGGCAGGAGTGGCTATAGCAGTTGGGGGTAGTGCTGGAAAAGAAGGACCTTCTGTTCAATCAAGTGCATCCTTTGCTGATGAACTATATAGATTATTAAAATTAAGAAATAGAGAATTAGTTATAATTACTGGAATTGCGGGTGGATTAAGTGGAGCATTTGCCGCTCCTTTAGGACCTGCTATATTAGCATGTGAAATTATAGAGCATGAAAACTTTAGTTATGTTAATATTTTACCCCCAATTATTGCAAGTGTTGTAGGATATATAATTTATTATTTTACTACTGGAAAAAGGCATTTATTTAATTTATATTTTACTTATACTTTACATCCTCTGGACTTTATTTGGTTTATAATTGGGGCGTTTTTTTGTTCTTTTGTTGCATATATCTATATAAAAACATATAGAAAAATATCTTCAACCTTTGATAAGATTAAATTACCCTACTGTATTAAAACATTAATTGGAGGAATTCTAGTTGCAATAATTGGATACTATACTCCAGAAGTTTTTGGTTTAGGATTAGAACTTATAAAAAATCTATTTTTCATAAAATTTTCTTTAATTTTGTTAATTTTAATACTCATAGGAAAAATATTTGCTACATCCTTTACAGTAGGTTCTGGAGTTCCTGGTGGTTTAATGATACCATCCATGTGTATTGGAGCCCTTTCTGGGGCAATATTTAGTAGTATTATTGGAGCAAATCCTGCCCCATATATTGTTTTAGGAATAGCCACATCGTTATCTGCATCAACTAATGCTCCTTTGGGAGGAGCTGTTTTATGCACAGAGATTTTTGGCTTTGATTTTGCAGTTCCTTCATCAATCGGGGCAGTTATAGGATATCAAACAACAAGATTTGACACAATATTCAAATATATAAGATTTTAA
- a CDS encoding CBS domain-containing protein, whose amino-acid sequence MKVKDLMDRNFAKIYEDNTVEEAINILKKKKRFSAPIVNKEDKLVGWITSLDLLGIPEKEFKKPITKYMRPVEEVIVAYEDEEAREVVLKFVKYKVVNIPVLSKDGRVVGMVRHCDIVKTLAKLYEIPVYKIFKELHNYIGDITWDELMEAAAVVTKKKTGEDITPKEYEERIKKTTFGKAIWACGGLEKFFVGLIEIGMVALARRLAKIRGNK is encoded by the coding sequence ATGAAAGTTAAAGATTTAATGGATAGAAATTTTGCTAAGATATATGAAGATAATACTGTTGAAGAGGCTATAAACATATTAAAAAAGAAAAAAAGATTTTCTGCTCCTATAGTTAATAAAGAAGATAAATTAGTTGGATGGATAACTTCCTTAGATTTGTTAGGAATTCCGGAAAAGGAATTTAAAAAACCAATAACTAAATATATGAGACCTGTTGAAGAAGTAATAGTTGCCTATGAAGATGAAGAAGCTAGGGAAGTCGTATTAAAGTTTGTTAAATACAAAGTTGTTAATATCCCGGTCTTGTCGAAAGATGGTAGAGTCGTAGGAATGGTTAGACATTGTGATATAGTTAAAACATTGGCTAAATTATATGAAATACCTGTTTATAAAATATTTAAAGAGTTACATAATTATATAGGAGACATTACTTGGGATGAATTAATGGAAGCTGCAGCAGTAGTAACAAAAAAGAAAACTGGAGAAGATATAACTCCAAAAGAATATGAAGAAAGGATAAAAAAAACTACTTTTGGAAAAGCTATATGGGCTTGTGGAGGTTTAGAAAAGTTCTTTGTAGGTCTTATTGAAATAGGAATGGTTGCATTAGCAAGAAGATTGGCAAAAATTAGGGGAAACAAATGA
- a CDS encoding DUF169 domain-containing protein gives MDVNEIREYGKKLMELMMLDKPFVAVKLAKSKEEIPEGYEELPEEKRHCEMIQLARLERKKLYATVDKHLCKGGAYAIGIFKNPPEPLATGKLYVKLGNFKDEEAAKKTVDAIPKVEEEIYASIYAPLDETDFVPDSIIFIGEPLYALRLVQAMLYHKGGRFQADFSGIQSLCADGVAAVYTRKAPNMTLGCNGSRKYAGIKPEEVVVAFPPEKLKDIVEAIEHFRQVWTCGH, from the coding sequence ATGGATGTAAATGAAATCAGAGAATATGGGAAAAAGTTAATGGAATTAATGATGTTAGATAAGCCATTTGTTGCAGTAAAATTGGCTAAATCAAAAGAAGAAATACCTGAAGGATATGAAGAATTACCAGAAGAAAAAAGACACTGTGAAATGATTCAACTTGCAAGATTAGAAAGAAAGAAATTATATGCAACAGTTGATAAACATTTATGTAAGGGAGGGGCTTATGCTATTGGTATTTTTAAAAATCCACCAGAACCATTAGCAACAGGAAAATTGTATGTTAAGTTAGGAAACTTCAAAGATGAAGAAGCGGCTAAAAAAACAGTTGATGCTATTCCAAAAGTTGAAGAAGAGATATATGCCTCAATATATGCTCCTTTAGATGAAACTGACTTTGTTCCAGATTCAATAATATTCATTGGAGAGCCACTCTATGCTTTAAGATTAGTTCAGGCAATGCTCTACCATAAAGGAGGAAGGTTCCAAGCAGATTTTTCAGGAATTCAATCATTGTGTGCTGATGGTGTAGCAGCAGTTTATACAAGAAAAGCACCAAATATGACCTTAGGATGTAACGGTTCAAGAAAATACGCTGGAATTAAGCCAGAGGAAGTTGTTGTTGCCTTTCCACCAGAAAAATTAAAAGACATTGTTGAGGCAATTGAACACTTTAGACAAGTATGGACTTGTGGTCATTAA
- a CDS encoding helix-turn-helix domain-containing protein → MNIEEELKKIANRKNYDFWEFLKKAYENNIKLDIGHFILLNILMGVNEIYENLSKKYGVEEAKKILEKNRIFAKNSDFVSGEFLKNYIDRKSRVAVHNRIKDLKSLGFKIESKSGPFGGYKIVEYPKWFKNHKKS, encoded by the coding sequence ATGAATATAGAAGAAGAGTTAAAAAAAATTGCAAATAGAAAAAATTATGACTTTTGGGAATTTTTAAAAAAGGCTTATGAAAATAATATAAAGTTAGATATTGGACATTTTATTCTTTTAAATATTCTTATGGGTGTAAATGAAATATATGAAAACTTATCTAAAAAATATGGTGTAGAAGAGGCTAAAAAAATATTAGAAAAAAATAGAATATTCGCTAAAAACTCAGATTTTGTATCTGGTGAATTTTTAAAAAACTACATTGATAGAAAGAGCAGAGTGGCCGTCCATAACAGAATAAAAGATTTAAAATCACTTGGCTTTAAAATAGAGAGTAAATCAGGACCCTTTGGAGGTTATAAGATAGTTGAATATCCTAAATGGTTTAAAAACCATAAAAAGTCATAA
- the ribH gene encoding 6,7-dimethyl-8-ribityllumazine synthase: MVNLGFVIAEFNRDITYMMEKVAEEHAEFLGATVKYKIIVPGVFDIPLAVKKLLEKDDVDAVVTIGCVIEGETEHDEIVVHNAARKIADLALQYDKPVTLGISGPGMTRLQAQERVDYGKRAVEAAVKMVKRLKALEK, from the coding sequence GTGGTAAATTTAGGATTTGTTATTGCCGAATTTAATAGAGACATAACATATATGATGGAAAAAGTTGCCGAAGAACACGCTGAATTTTTAGGGGCTACTGTAAAATATAAAATTATAGTTCCAGGAGTTTTTGATATCCCCTTAGCTGTAAAAAAATTGTTAGAAAAAGACGATGTCGATGCTGTTGTGACAATTGGATGCGTTATTGAAGGAGAAACAGAGCACGATGAAATTGTTGTCCATAATGCCGCAAGAAAAATAGCAGATTTAGCACTACAATATGATAAACCAGTAACTCTTGGAATTTCAGGACCAGGAATGACAAGATTACAGGCACAGGAGAGAGTAGATTATGGTAAAAGGGCTGTAGAGGCGGCTGTTAAAATGGTTAAAAGATTAAAAGCCTTAGAAAAATAA